A DNA window from Streptomyces asoensis contains the following coding sequences:
- a CDS encoding cytochrome P450 has translation MDRPTAPVPPPGCPAHQPGGRVPLYGPEFAADPQAYYTYLRHYGPTAPVEIAPGVEATLVTEYATALQLLQDSGSFRKDARRWRDFNEGRIAPDSPVLPVLAYRPNCMSSDGAEHLRLRQPITDSMARIDPMRLSQSVERISDFLISQFSERGSADLVGSYAKQLPLFVFNELFGCTADIGDRVFFGISGMFDGVNADKAAEVLFQAVGELIALKRRKPGEDVTSWLLKHHVGLSDEEMLHQVSLLLGAGAEPLVNLIGNTLHRLLTDDRYAYEGGLIEEAMDDTLWENPPMTNFAAHYPVADMEFAGQKLTAGDLMLVSIAAANTGPTLSAARKAGSNRAHLAWSAGPHACPSKEPARQIVVTAIENLLNRLPDVNLSVPEESLAWRQGAFSRGLVTLPARFTPTKPVSRPGRQSAVQEPPRVSTGAPRQAEQSGVWSKFLNWLTK, from the coding sequence ATGGACCGACCCACCGCACCCGTGCCCCCGCCCGGGTGCCCGGCGCACCAGCCCGGCGGCAGAGTGCCGCTGTACGGGCCGGAGTTCGCGGCCGACCCGCAGGCCTACTACACGTACCTGCGCCACTACGGGCCCACCGCGCCCGTGGAGATCGCCCCGGGAGTCGAGGCCACCCTCGTCACCGAGTACGCCACCGCCCTGCAACTCCTCCAGGACTCGGGGTCCTTCCGCAAGGACGCGCGCCGCTGGCGTGACTTCAACGAAGGCCGGATCGCGCCCGACAGCCCGGTCCTTCCCGTGCTCGCCTACCGGCCCAACTGCATGTCCTCCGACGGCGCCGAGCACCTGAGGCTGCGTCAGCCGATCACGGACAGCATGGCGCGCATCGACCCGATGCGGCTCAGCCAGAGCGTCGAGCGGATATCCGACTTCCTCATCTCCCAGTTCAGCGAGCGCGGTTCGGCCGACCTCGTCGGCTCCTACGCCAAGCAGCTCCCGCTGTTCGTGTTCAACGAGCTCTTCGGCTGCACCGCCGACATCGGCGACCGCGTCTTCTTCGGCATCTCCGGCATGTTCGACGGGGTCAACGCCGACAAGGCCGCCGAGGTGCTGTTCCAGGCCGTCGGCGAACTGATCGCCCTCAAGCGGCGCAAGCCCGGCGAGGACGTCACCTCCTGGCTGCTCAAGCACCATGTCGGCCTGTCCGACGAGGAGATGCTGCACCAGGTGTCCCTGCTGCTGGGCGCGGGGGCCGAACCCCTCGTCAACCTGATCGGCAACACCCTGCACCGGCTGCTCACCGACGACCGGTACGCGTACGAGGGCGGGCTGATCGAGGAGGCGATGGACGACACGTTGTGGGAGAACCCGCCCATGACGAACTTCGCCGCGCACTACCCCGTGGCCGACATGGAGTTCGCCGGTCAGAAGCTCACCGCCGGCGACCTGATGCTGGTCAGCATCGCCGCCGCCAACACCGGCCCCACGCTGTCGGCGGCCCGCAAGGCGGGCAGCAACCGTGCGCACCTCGCCTGGAGCGCCGGACCGCACGCCTGCCCCTCGAAGGAGCCCGCCCGGCAGATCGTCGTGACGGCGATCGAGAACCTCCTCAACCGGCTGCCCGACGTCAACCTGAGCGTTCCCGAGGAGAGCCTGGCCTGGCGCCAGGGAGCCTTCAGCCGCGGCCTCGTGACGCTCCCGGCGCGGTTCACGCCGACCAAGCCGGTGAGCCGGCCGGGCCGCCAGAGCGCGGTCCAGGAGCCGCCGCGCGTGAGCACGGGAGCCCCGCGCCAGGC
- a CDS encoding nucleotide pyrophosphatase/phosphodiesterase family protein — translation MSSPVPSGTQHHGRPEPGARGSGPGEPPGSPVPLLVLDVVGLTPRLLDHMPHLKTLAQAGSRAPLGTVLPAVTCAAQSTFLTGTHPAEHGIVGNGWYFRELGDVLLWRQHNGLVAGDKLWDAARRAHPGYTVANICWWYAMGADTDYTVTPRPVYYADGRKEPDCYTRPPALHDELTEKLGTFPLFHFWGPGADLVSSRWIIDATRHVLHTRHPDLALCYLPHLDYDLQRFGPDDPRSLRAAADLDAAMAPLLADARAEGRTVVALSEYGITPVSRPVDINRALRRAGLLEVHTQDGMEYLDPMASRAFAVADHQLAHVYVRRPEDLEAVRSALDGLPGIEQLLDDEGKKAHHLDHPRSGELVAVAEPDAWFTYYYWLDDARAPDFAQLVEIHRKPGYDPVELFMDPLDPYVKVKAATALARKKLGLRYRMAVVPLDPSPVRGSHGRLPASDDDGPLLICSTPRSLGDRVAATDVKALLLRLAGLS, via the coding sequence ATGAGCAGCCCAGTGCCGTCCGGCACCCAGCACCACGGCCGCCCCGAACCCGGCGCCCGCGGCTCCGGACCGGGCGAACCTCCCGGATCCCCGGTCCCTCTTCTCGTCCTCGACGTCGTCGGTCTGACCCCCCGTCTGCTCGATCACATGCCCCACCTGAAGACCCTGGCCCAGGCAGGCTCCCGGGCGCCGCTCGGGACCGTCCTGCCGGCCGTGACCTGCGCCGCGCAGTCCACCTTCCTCACCGGCACCCATCCCGCGGAGCACGGCATCGTCGGCAACGGCTGGTACTTCCGTGAGCTCGGCGACGTCCTGCTGTGGCGGCAGCACAACGGTCTCGTCGCCGGCGACAAGCTCTGGGACGCCGCCCGCCGGGCCCACCCCGGCTACACGGTCGCCAACATCTGCTGGTGGTACGCCATGGGCGCCGACACCGACTACACCGTCACCCCCCGTCCGGTCTACTACGCCGACGGCCGCAAGGAGCCCGACTGCTACACCCGCCCCCCGGCCCTGCACGACGAACTCACCGAGAAGCTGGGCACCTTCCCCCTGTTCCACTTCTGGGGCCCCGGCGCCGACCTCGTCTCCAGCCGGTGGATCATCGACGCGACCCGCCACGTCCTGCACACCCGCCACCCCGACCTCGCCCTGTGCTACCTCCCTCACCTCGACTACGACCTCCAGCGCTTCGGCCCCGACGACCCGCGCTCCCTGCGGGCGGCCGCCGACCTGGACGCCGCCATGGCCCCGCTGCTGGCCGACGCCCGGGCCGAGGGACGTACCGTCGTCGCCCTGTCCGAGTACGGCATCACCCCGGTGAGCCGGCCGGTCGACATCAACCGCGCACTGCGCCGCGCGGGGCTGCTCGAAGTGCACACCCAGGACGGCATGGAGTACCTCGACCCGATGGCGTCCCGTGCCTTCGCGGTCGCGGACCACCAACTCGCCCACGTCTACGTGCGCCGCCCCGAGGACCTCGAAGCCGTCCGCTCCGCGCTCGACGGGCTGCCCGGCATCGAGCAGCTCCTCGACGACGAGGGCAAGAAGGCGCACCACCTCGACCACCCGCGCTCCGGCGAACTCGTCGCCGTCGCGGAGCCGGACGCCTGGTTCACGTACTACTACTGGCTCGACGACGCCCGCGCGCCCGACTTCGCCCAGCTCGTCGAGATCCACCGCAAACCCGGCTACGACCCGGTCGAGCTGTTCATGGACCCGCTCGACCCCTATGTGAAGGTCAAGGCGGCCACCGCCCTGGCGCGCAAGAAACTGGGCCTGCGCTACCGCATGGCGGTGGTGCCCCTCGACCCCTCACCCGTCCGTGGCAGCCACGGCCGTCTTCCGGCGAGCGACGACGACGGTCCGCTCCTCATCTGCTCCACCCCCCGTTCGCTCGGCGACCGTGTCGCGGCCACCGACGTGAAAGCACTGCTGCTCCGGCTGGCCGGCCTCTCCTGA
- a CDS encoding sensor histidine kinase, with amino-acid sequence MTHYIQNPVIWALLVAVLVAVALIVRQRRAARALRQEITGLRSHYSALENEYAQSVEAARERAEDATKTVLKSAMRTLQGLAAEQQLIVSRLQNKYGESVILQDLLEIDHTNSQFGRRAQSIAVLCDGWLGRARDVASVYDVVRSAQGRVRHYRRVEILSQVDFGITSRAVEPVALALAELLDNATSYSSPDTVVEINIRTVPKGICIVVDDAGVGMNDEERARADRLLSSQRVSGVSALGNPPQFGFAVIGVLSERFGFEVSVDSTSPYGGVRAVLLLPHDLLTSAPEQKEPAPAVPAVAGTGRGGPESGHSTSTTADGLPKRRRKRPMAIVPGSASSSTPARTGAETAAIMGAFQRGTQSGRATPANPAEKSSSTRGAGSEGHEVS; translated from the coding sequence ATGACGCATTACATACAGAACCCGGTAATCTGGGCTCTCCTCGTGGCCGTACTCGTCGCAGTCGCCCTCATAGTTCGACAGCGCAGGGCGGCGCGTGCTTTGAGGCAGGAGATCACGGGGCTCAGGTCCCACTACTCCGCGCTGGAAAACGAGTACGCGCAATCCGTCGAGGCAGCTCGGGAACGAGCCGAAGATGCTACGAAAACGGTCCTGAAGTCCGCGATGCGGACCCTCCAGGGCCTCGCCGCGGAACAGCAGTTGATTGTCTCCCGGCTACAGAACAAATACGGCGAGTCGGTGATTCTCCAGGACCTTCTGGAGATCGACCACACGAACTCGCAGTTCGGCCGGCGAGCCCAGTCCATCGCCGTGCTCTGCGACGGCTGGCTCGGACGCGCACGTGACGTCGCCTCCGTGTACGACGTGGTGCGCAGCGCACAGGGCAGGGTCCGCCACTACCGGCGGGTGGAGATCCTCTCGCAGGTCGACTTCGGCATCACGAGCCGCGCCGTGGAACCGGTCGCGCTCGCCCTCGCCGAACTGCTCGACAACGCGACGAGCTATTCGAGCCCGGACACCGTCGTCGAGATCAACATCCGCACCGTGCCCAAGGGCATTTGTATCGTCGTCGACGACGCGGGTGTCGGTATGAACGACGAGGAGCGCGCCCGCGCCGACCGGCTCCTGTCGAGCCAGCGGGTCTCGGGCGTCTCCGCGCTCGGCAACCCGCCGCAGTTCGGCTTCGCGGTGATCGGTGTGCTCAGCGAGCGCTTCGGCTTCGAGGTCTCGGTGGACTCCACCTCCCCCTACGGAGGTGTCCGTGCGGTCCTGCTCCTGCCGCACGACCTGCTCACCAGCGCGCCCGAGCAGAAGGAACCCGCTCCCGCCGTGCCCGCCGTCGCCGGCACGGGCCGCGGCGGCCCCGAGAGCGGCCACTCCACCAGCACCACCGCCGACGGTCTGCCGAAGCGGCGCCGCAAGCGGCCCATGGCCATCGTGCCCGGCAGCGCGTCCTCGTCCACTCCCGCCCGCACGGGCGCCGAGACCGCGGCGATCATGGGCGCCTTCCAGCGGGGCACCCAGTCGGGCCGGGCCACGCCTGCGAATCCCGCGGAAAAGTCGAGCAGCACCCGTGGTGCTGGCAGCGAAGGGCATGAGGTCTCGTGA
- a CDS encoding sugar phosphate isomerase/epimerase family protein — MSRISDTDPALTHRLTRRGMLGVAAGASAAALLGAAGTPAAAAPGTGTAASAAGRGRPVLPPGRLGIQLYSLRDKVSTLGFAPVFAELEKYGYDEVEFAGYTQGSAGPITLARLKRLARDHGLTPIGSHVGYYSDDPNAYTFAQNLTKVLDDAQALGLKHIGTASGPFRYGSTVDAWKRAAEEFNTYGAAARARGMKFYQHNHSDEFGFASDDPKVRLYDVLLAETDPDLVFLEMDIFWAYAGRFRFSRRPDGTAAPFEPLDYVLKQPHRYPLFHVKDGVSDPSDQFGYRMVDVGDGDIDYRRFLSAVTRLRGERLAHHWQAEHDNPVESFAFARKSSAHLHSLREKC, encoded by the coding sequence ATGAGCCGCATCTCCGACACCGACCCCGCACTCACGCACCGTCTGACCAGACGAGGCATGCTCGGTGTCGCCGCCGGCGCCTCCGCGGCCGCTCTGCTCGGGGCGGCCGGCACGCCGGCGGCCGCGGCACCCGGTACCGGCACCGCCGCCTCCGCGGCCGGCCGGGGCCGTCCCGTCCTGCCTCCGGGCCGCCTCGGCATCCAGCTCTACAGCCTGCGGGACAAGGTCTCCACGCTGGGATTCGCGCCCGTCTTCGCCGAGCTGGAGAAGTACGGGTACGACGAGGTCGAGTTCGCCGGATACACCCAGGGCTCCGCGGGACCCATCACCCTCGCCCGGCTCAAGCGGCTGGCCCGCGACCACGGTCTGACACCGATCGGCAGCCACGTCGGCTACTACTCCGACGACCCGAACGCCTACACCTTCGCCCAGAACCTCACCAAGGTCCTCGACGACGCCCAGGCACTGGGCCTGAAACACATAGGCACCGCCTCGGGGCCGTTCCGCTACGGCTCCACCGTCGACGCGTGGAAACGCGCGGCCGAGGAGTTCAACACCTACGGCGCGGCGGCCAGGGCCCGGGGCATGAAGTTCTACCAGCACAACCACTCCGACGAGTTCGGCTTCGCGAGCGACGACCCCAAGGTCCGTCTCTACGACGTCCTGCTCGCGGAGACCGACCCCGACCTGGTCTTCCTGGAGATGGACATCTTCTGGGCGTACGCCGGCCGGTTCCGCTTCTCCCGGCGGCCCGACGGCACGGCCGCGCCTTTCGAACCGCTGGACTACGTGCTGAAGCAGCCGCACCGCTATCCCCTCTTCCACGTGAAGGACGGTGTCAGCGACCCGAGCGACCAGTTCGGCTACCGGATGGTCGACGTCGGCGACGGCGACATCGACTACCGGCGGTTCCTGTCCGCCGTCACCCGGCTGCGCGGCGAGCGCCTGGCCCACCACTGGCAGGCCGAGCACGACAACCCGGTCGAGTCCTTCGCGTTCGCCCGGAAGTCCAGCGCGCACCTGCACTCACTGCGCGAGAAGTGCTGA
- a CDS encoding MarR family winged helix-turn-helix transcriptional regulator: protein MVGDRRAEPVPLEPRLGHLLERAGSALARASARALVPYGVDVRELGVLAVLAGEEPLSQGEAAGRLGVDRTTMVSLLDGLEDHGLVERRRGAPDRRRNIVGLTDAGRVCLERAQAARSAAERRFLAPLEERAAAALLDALRTLVAADPAGR, encoded by the coding sequence ATGGTCGGTGATCGGCGCGCGGAGCCCGTGCCGCTGGAGCCCCGGCTGGGGCACCTGCTCGAGCGGGCCGGATCCGCACTGGCGCGGGCCTCGGCACGGGCGCTGGTGCCGTACGGGGTGGACGTCCGCGAGCTGGGGGTCCTGGCGGTGCTCGCGGGGGAGGAACCCCTGTCGCAGGGCGAGGCCGCCGGGCGGCTGGGTGTCGACCGCACCACGATGGTCTCCCTCCTCGACGGTCTCGAGGACCACGGTCTGGTGGAGCGGCGGCGGGGTGCGCCGGACCGCCGCAGGAACATCGTCGGGCTCACGGACGCCGGCCGGGTCTGCCTGGAGCGGGCGCAGGCGGCGCGCTCGGCGGCCGAGCGCCGGTTCCTCGCCCCGCTCGAGGAGCGGGCGGCCGCCGCGCTGCTGGACGCACTGCGCACCCTCGTGGCCGCGGACCCGGCGGGGAGGTGA
- a CDS encoding DUF742 domain-containing protein, giving the protein MNGFDELEPQTPELVRPYVITKGRGLPDEGQLSLITLVTAAADHEQRPTRLSPEEQKLLDLCSAGYLSVAEIAGHTQLPLGVVKILLAALTEGGYLITRPPVQRAPLADRDILEEVLNGLRAKFG; this is encoded by the coding sequence ATGAACGGGTTCGACGAACTGGAGCCGCAGACACCGGAATTAGTCCGTCCGTACGTCATCACCAAGGGCCGCGGGCTGCCCGACGAGGGACAGCTCTCGCTCATCACCCTGGTCACGGCGGCCGCCGATCACGAGCAGCGGCCCACCCGGCTGTCTCCCGAGGAGCAGAAGCTGCTCGACCTGTGCTCGGCCGGCTACCTCTCGGTCGCCGAGATCGCCGGGCACACCCAACTTCCCCTGGGCGTGGTGAAGATCCTCCTCGCCGCCCTCACCGAAGGCGGATATCTCATCACCCGCCCGCCGGTCCAGCGCGCCCCGCTGGCCGACAGGGACATCCTGGAGGAGGTGCTGAATGGTCTCAGGGCCAAGTTTGGATGA
- the eboE gene encoding metabolite traffic protein EboE, whose amino-acid sequence MRFRHPDGTVVHLAYCTNVHPAETLDGVVAQLRDHCEPVRRRLGRDRLGIGLWLAKDAARSLDTDPSALRALRAELDRRGLEVVTLNGFPYEGFGAEEVKYRVYRPDWADGERLEHTTALARVLAGLLPDDVTEGTVSTLPLGWRTTWDAGRDETARDALRTLAERLDALAELTGRSVRVGLEPEPGCTVETTADALAPLGAVGHPRIGVCVDTCHLATSFEDPRAALDALAAAGVPVVKSQLSAALHAEHPHLPAVREALSAFDEPRFLHQTRTLTADGLRGTDDLGEALGGAALPDGTPWRAHFHVPLHAAPAAPLTSTLPVLKAALTRLVGGPRPLTRHLEVETYTWQALPPELRPRARPQLADGIAAELSLARDLLSDLGLKELP is encoded by the coding sequence ATGCGCTTCCGGCACCCCGACGGCACCGTCGTCCACCTCGCCTACTGCACCAACGTCCACCCCGCCGAGACCCTCGACGGCGTCGTCGCACAGCTGCGTGACCACTGCGAACCCGTCCGGCGCCGGCTCGGCCGCGACCGGCTCGGCATCGGTCTGTGGCTCGCCAAGGACGCCGCCCGGTCCCTGGACACCGACCCGTCGGCTCTGCGCGCGCTGCGCGCCGAACTCGACCGGCGGGGCCTGGAGGTCGTCACCCTCAACGGCTTCCCGTACGAGGGGTTCGGCGCCGAGGAGGTCAAGTACCGCGTCTACCGTCCCGACTGGGCCGACGGCGAACGCCTCGAACACACCACCGCCCTGGCCCGGGTCCTCGCCGGGCTGCTCCCGGACGACGTCACCGAGGGCACGGTCTCCACCCTCCCGCTCGGCTGGCGCACCACCTGGGACGCCGGACGCGACGAGACGGCCCGCGACGCCCTGCGCACCCTCGCCGAACGGCTGGACGCGCTGGCGGAACTCACCGGCCGATCCGTCCGGGTCGGTCTCGAACCGGAACCCGGCTGCACGGTCGAGACCACCGCCGACGCGCTCGCGCCCCTCGGCGCCGTCGGCCATCCCCGCATCGGGGTCTGTGTCGACACCTGCCATCTCGCCACCTCCTTCGAGGACCCGCGGGCCGCTCTGGACGCACTGGCCGCAGCCGGTGTCCCGGTCGTCAAATCCCAGCTGTCGGCCGCCCTGCACGCCGAACACCCTCATCTCCCCGCCGTCCGCGAGGCACTCAGCGCGTTCGACGAACCCCGCTTCCTGCACCAGACCCGCACCCTGACCGCCGACGGCCTGCGCGGCACCGACGACCTGGGCGAGGCCCTCGGCGGCGCCGCCCTGCCCGACGGCACGCCCTGGCGCGCCCACTTCCACGTCCCCCTGCACGCGGCCCCGGCCGCGCCCCTGACCTCCACCCTCCCCGTGCTCAAGGCCGCGCTGACCCGTCTGGTCGGCGGACCGCGCCCGCTCACCCGTCACCTCGAGGTCGAGACGTACACCTGGCAGGCGCTCCCGCCCGAGCTGCGTCCCCGGGCCCGTCCCCAGCTCGCCGACGGCATCGCCGCCGAGCTCTCCCTCGCCCGCGACCTCTTGTCCGATCTCGGCCTCAAGGAGCTCCCATGA
- a CDS encoding EboA domain-containing protein, with amino-acid sequence MTRPEAAPTDQEAELQGTALARTPLDTIHGRLESQLDPSARVWLRQALDDAATHPGTHGPLPVWELRLAEAGRRCGSRYADAARVLVLRAARADLDDMSRVYFQGTADERRAVLHALAHLVPGPEALPLVEDALRTHDTRLLSAAVGPYAARHLEAHAWRHAVLKCLFVGVPVDEVVDLERRARADGELARMLADHADERTAAGRPLSRDLRRVLALADPGTPSPHGKES; translated from the coding sequence GTGACCCGTCCCGAGGCCGCCCCGACGGACCAGGAAGCGGAACTCCAGGGCACCGCCCTCGCCCGGACCCCCCTCGACACGATCCACGGCCGTCTGGAGTCGCAGCTGGACCCGAGCGCCCGCGTGTGGCTCCGGCAGGCGCTCGACGACGCCGCGACCCACCCGGGCACCCACGGCCCCCTCCCGGTGTGGGAGCTGCGGCTCGCCGAGGCAGGGCGCCGCTGCGGCAGCCGGTACGCCGACGCCGCCCGCGTCCTCGTCCTGCGCGCGGCCCGTGCCGACCTGGACGACATGTCCCGCGTCTACTTCCAGGGCACCGCCGACGAACGCCGCGCGGTCCTGCACGCCCTGGCCCACCTGGTGCCCGGGCCCGAAGCCCTTCCCCTCGTCGAGGACGCGTTGCGCACCCACGACACCCGCCTCCTCTCGGCAGCCGTCGGCCCCTACGCCGCCCGCCACCTCGAGGCCCACGCGTGGCGCCACGCGGTCCTGAAGTGCCTGTTCGTCGGCGTGCCCGTCGACGAGGTGGTGGACCTCGAACGGCGCGCCCGCGCCGACGGCGAACTCGCCCGCATGCTGGCCGACCACGCCGACGAACGCACGGCCGCGGGCCGGCCGCTCTCCCGGGACCTGCGACGCGTCCTGGCCCTCGCCGACCCCGGCACACCCTCCCCCCACGGCAAGGAGTCCTGA
- a CDS encoding roadblock/LC7 domain-containing protein, producing the protein MNDDLSWMLDSALEIPGALHAVLISADGLLMARTQDFDKDDADRVAAAMSGVQSLSRSLAFFCEDPQMGWRQTLVEFDGGWVFLISAGEGAYLGVSASPDVDMADITFRMQQLVGQLGKALTTPPRENLGVRS; encoded by the coding sequence GTGAACGACGATCTGTCATGGATGCTTGACAGTGCCTTGGAGATCCCCGGGGCCCTGCACGCCGTCCTCATCTCCGCGGACGGTCTGCTGATGGCGCGGACCCAGGACTTCGACAAGGACGACGCCGACCGGGTCGCCGCCGCGATGAGCGGTGTGCAGTCGCTCAGCCGGTCGCTCGCGTTCTTCTGCGAGGACCCGCAGATGGGGTGGCGCCAGACACTGGTCGAGTTCGACGGCGGCTGGGTCTTCCTGATCTCCGCCGGCGAGGGTGCCTATCTCGGCGTCTCGGCCTCGCCCGACGTCGACATGGCGGACATCACCTTCCGGATGCAGCAGCTCGTCGGCCAGCTCGGCAAGGCCCTGACGACACCGCCGCGCGAGAACCTCGGCGTGCGGTCATGA
- a CDS encoding GTP-binding protein codes for MVSGPSLDEQAYVRDGATQTAVKILVVGHFAVGKTTFIGAISEIEPLTTEETMTRAAESVDDLKGVQGKTTTTVAMDFGRLTISDRVVLYLFGTPGQQRFVQMWEDMARGALGALVLVDPERLADSFAVIDLIEQYGLDYAIAVNHFDGAPLRDEMALRDALDLLDDTPVVTCDARDERSSADALITLVRHLQDRAH; via the coding sequence ATGGTCTCAGGGCCAAGTTTGGATGAGCAGGCCTACGTCCGCGACGGAGCGACGCAGACGGCGGTCAAGATCCTCGTCGTGGGTCACTTCGCGGTCGGCAAGACCACGTTCATCGGGGCGATCTCCGAGATCGAACCGCTGACCACCGAAGAGACGATGACACGGGCCGCCGAGTCGGTCGACGACCTCAAGGGCGTCCAGGGCAAGACCACCACCACGGTCGCCATGGACTTCGGGCGTCTGACCATCAGCGACCGGGTCGTGCTGTACCTGTTCGGGACGCCGGGCCAGCAGCGCTTCGTCCAGATGTGGGAGGACATGGCGCGCGGCGCCCTCGGCGCGCTGGTGCTCGTCGACCCCGAGCGGCTCGCGGACTCCTTCGCCGTGATCGACCTGATCGAGCAGTACGGACTCGACTACGCCATCGCCGTCAACCACTTCGACGGCGCCCCCCTGCGGGACGAGATGGCTCTGCGCGACGCACTGGACCTGCTCGACGACACCCCCGTCGTCACCTGCGACGCGCGAGACGAGCGGTCATCGGCCGACGCGCTGATCACCCTCGTCCGCCACCTGCAGGACCGTGCACACTAG
- a CDS encoding TatD family hydrolase, which translates to MRIFDPHIHMTSRTTDDYEAMRAAGVRAVVEPSFWLGQPRTSAASFLDYFDALLGWEPFRAAQYDIAHHCALALNPKEANDPRCAAVLDELPRYLVKDHVVAVGEIGYDSMTPAEDTALAAQLQLAADHALPALVHTPHRDKLAGLRRTLDVVRESALPPDRVLLDHLNETTVKEAKDGGCWLGFSVYPDTKMDEGRMVEILRMYGPDKVLVNSAADWGRSDPLKTRRVADLMLAEGFTEDDVDLVLWRNPCAFYGLSGRLTLDVTAPGSTHEGNSVLRGGE; encoded by the coding sequence ATGCGCATCTTCGACCCCCACATCCACATGACCTCGCGCACCACCGACGACTACGAGGCGATGCGCGCCGCCGGTGTCCGTGCCGTCGTCGAGCCGTCCTTCTGGCTCGGCCAGCCCCGCACCTCGGCCGCCTCCTTCCTCGACTACTTCGACGCGCTCCTCGGCTGGGAACCCTTCCGGGCGGCGCAGTACGACATCGCCCATCACTGCGCGCTCGCCCTCAACCCCAAGGAGGCCAACGACCCGCGCTGCGCCGCCGTCCTGGACGAGCTGCCGCGCTATCTCGTCAAGGACCACGTCGTCGCGGTCGGTGAGATCGGCTACGACTCGATGACCCCGGCCGAGGACACCGCCCTGGCCGCCCAGCTCCAGCTGGCCGCCGACCACGCCCTGCCCGCCCTGGTGCACACCCCGCACCGCGACAAGCTCGCCGGGCTGCGCCGCACCCTCGACGTCGTCCGGGAGTCCGCCCTGCCCCCGGACCGGGTGCTCCTCGACCACCTCAACGAGACGACCGTGAAGGAGGCCAAGGACGGCGGCTGCTGGCTGGGCTTCTCCGTCTATCCCGACACGAAGATGGACGAGGGCCGCATGGTCGAGATCCTCCGCATGTACGGCCCGGACAAGGTCCTCGTGAACTCCGCCGCCGACTGGGGCAGGAGCGACCCCCTCAAGACCCGCCGGGTCGCCGACCTGATGCTCGCGGAGGGCTTCACCGAGGACGACGTCGATCTCGTCCTGTGGCGCAACCCCTGCGCCTTCTACGGCCTCAGCGGCCGCCTCACCCTCGACGTCACCGCCCCCGGGTCCACCCACGAGGGCAACTCCGTGCTGCGCGGCGGGGAGTGA